In the genome of Myxococcales bacterium, one region contains:
- a CDS encoding aspartate kinase, which yields MALIVQKYGGTSVGSLERMQRVAHRALECQRAGNDVVLIVSAMSGETNRLLGLAHQVSPTPEMRELDVLAATGEQVSAALVAMNIQALGGKARSLLGHQVNIQTDAAFTKARIHTIEGSKVRSTLDRGEIAVVAGFQGVDPDGNITTLGRGGSDTSGVAVAAAIKADVCEIYTDVDGVYTTDPNICPSARKIDRISYEEMLELASLGAKVLQIRSVELAMKYGVPIHVRSSFNDNLGTMVTNEEGLESVVVAGVAYDKGEAKVQLINVPDRPGIVAAIFGSLAERNVSVDMIIQSPSRESGTTTDVTFTVAKTDLARCKDLIEEKARLIGGAAVEYDPDIVKVSIVGLGMRSHAGVASKMFRLLAADGINIQAISTSEIKVSCLIHSKYTELAVRALHDGFGLDQSPGTISDL from the coding sequence GTGGCCCTGATCGTCCAAAAATACGGTGGCACCTCGGTAGGTAGCCTCGAACGGATGCAGCGCGTGGCGCACCGCGCGCTCGAGTGTCAGCGCGCCGGCAACGACGTCGTGCTGATCGTGAGTGCAATGTCCGGCGAGACGAACCGACTGCTCGGCCTGGCGCACCAGGTGAGCCCCACCCCAGAAATGCGCGAGCTGGACGTGCTCGCCGCCACGGGCGAGCAGGTGAGCGCGGCGCTCGTGGCCATGAACATCCAGGCGCTCGGCGGCAAGGCGCGCAGCCTGCTCGGTCACCAGGTCAACATCCAGACCGACGCTGCGTTCACCAAGGCACGCATCCACACCATCGAGGGCAGCAAGGTTCGCTCCACCCTCGACCGCGGAGAGATCGCGGTCGTCGCCGGCTTCCAGGGCGTCGACCCGGACGGCAACATCACCACGCTGGGCCGCGGGGGCTCCGATACCTCAGGGGTTGCCGTGGCGGCGGCCATCAAGGCCGACGTGTGTGAGATCTACACGGATGTCGACGGCGTCTACACCACCGACCCCAACATCTGCCCGTCTGCGCGCAAGATCGATCGCATCAGCTACGAAGAGATGCTGGAGCTTGCCTCGCTCGGCGCCAAGGTCCTGCAAATTCGCTCGGTCGAGCTGGCGATGAAATACGGAGTGCCGATCCACGTTCGGTCCTCCTTCAACGACAACCTGGGAACCATGGTCACCAACGAAGAAGGTCTGGAGTCCGTCGTCGTCGCAGGCGTCGCCTACGACAAAGGCGAAGCCAAGGTGCAGCTCATCAACGTGCCGGACCGTCCGGGTATCGTGGCTGCCATCTTCGGCTCCCTCGCCGAGCGCAACGTGTCCGTCGACATGATCATCCAGAGTCCGTCGCGTGAGAGCGGGACCACCACGGACGTGACGTTCACCGTGGCCAAGACGGATCTTGCCCGGTGCAAGGATCTGATCGAGGAAAAGGCGCGGCTGATCGGCGGCGCCGCCGTCGAGTACGACCCGGACATCGTCAAGGTCAGCATCGTGGGCCTCGGCATGCGTTCTCATGCCGGTGTCGCCTCGAAGATGTTCCGGCTGCTCGCCGCCGACGGCATCAACATTCAGGCGATCAGCACCAGCGAGATCAAGGTCAGCTGTCTGATCCACTCCAAGTACACGGAGCTCGCCGTGCGGGCGCTGCACGACGGCTTCGGCCTGGATCAGAGCCCAGGCACCATCAGCGATCTCTGA
- a CDS encoding nucleotidyltransferase family protein yields MQPSDRPVIAGVVLAAGESARFGGPKALAELGGASFAARSVDALRAAGCEPVIVVVGPPHEAQVAAAVAGCSIARNPSPERGMLSSLQAGLREVARVAPAADAVLFSLLDHPRVRVETIGHLIAERARAGHGALRPLVSGRGGHPVLLSRSAVAGLLAAASTASIRDVLAAGGGIFDLAVEDDGVLDDIDTPTDLSALTAGVGGKT; encoded by the coding sequence GTGCAACCGAGTGACCGCCCCGTGATCGCCGGCGTCGTGCTCGCCGCGGGCGAGTCCGCGCGCTTCGGTGGACCCAAAGCGCTCGCCGAGCTCGGTGGCGCGAGCTTTGCGGCTCGAAGCGTAGACGCGCTGCGGGCCGCTGGCTGTGAGCCCGTCATCGTCGTGGTTGGACCCCCACACGAGGCACAGGTAGCTGCGGCGGTCGCGGGTTGCAGCATTGCCCGAAACCCGAGCCCGGAACGCGGCATGCTGAGCTCGCTGCAGGCGGGGCTGCGCGAGGTAGCGCGCGTGGCTCCCGCGGCCGACGCGGTGCTGTTCTCGCTCCTCGATCACCCGCGCGTGCGGGTCGAGACCATCGGGCATTTGATCGCCGAGCGAGCGCGTGCCGGACACGGCGCGCTCCGACCGCTGGTCTCCGGCCGCGGAGGACATCCGGTGCTCTTGTCGCGGAGCGCCGTCGCGGGGCTCTTGGCTGCCGCCTCGACGGCATCGATCCGTGACGTGCTCGCGGCCGGCGGCGGGATTTTCGACCTCGCGGTGGAGGACGACGGTGTCTTGGACGACATCGACACCCCCACGGATCTGAGCGCGCTCACCGCGGGGGTCGGCGGGAAGACGTGA
- a CDS encoding DUF922 domain-containing Zn-dependent protease, with translation MSERGSKTPWIIALVLGGIGCFTLLFIGAIVGAVFFLRSGTSTPTPVPVATALSPDPPEETATDPSTADEPSGVEEPDAGDLPAEVVVDTKLEKYSVFGSSAAELRQELNRRGPTIDGSRHDAYTRWYVRWTYPYDRMPTSCGTGPVKVSVSVTMTLPDWRPPDDAPADVTTRWDRYLQALERHENGHKEHGLMAARAVLVKLKGLGSARDCDTMNREANEEANRVLDVYKQKDKTYDRDTRHGATQGARFP, from the coding sequence GTGAGCGAGCGCGGGAGCAAGACACCGTGGATCATCGCGCTGGTGCTCGGCGGCATCGGCTGCTTCACGCTGCTCTTCATCGGCGCCATTGTTGGAGCCGTGTTCTTCCTGCGGAGCGGGACCTCGACTCCGACACCCGTACCCGTCGCAACGGCGCTCTCCCCCGACCCGCCGGAAGAGACCGCGACAGACCCGAGCACCGCCGACGAGCCGAGCGGAGTCGAGGAGCCAGATGCCGGTGACCTACCGGCCGAAGTTGTGGTGGACACCAAGCTCGAAAAGTATTCCGTCTTCGGCAGCAGCGCAGCGGAGCTCCGGCAAGAGCTCAATCGGCGAGGTCCGACCATCGACGGCAGCCGACACGACGCGTACACGCGCTGGTATGTGCGCTGGACCTACCCCTACGACCGCATGCCGACGAGCTGTGGCACGGGACCGGTGAAGGTCTCCGTCAGCGTGACGATGACACTCCCGGACTGGAGACCTCCCGACGATGCGCCGGCAGACGTGACCACGCGCTGGGACAGGTACCTTCAGGCGCTCGAACGCCACGAGAACGGCCACAAAGAGCACGGTCTGATGGCGGCCCGTGCGGTGCTCGTCAAGCTGAAGGGCCTCGGCTCTGCCCGGGACTGCGACACGATGAACCGCGAGGCCAACGAAGAAGCGAACCGAGTCCTCGACGTCTACAAACAGAAGGACAAGACCTACGATCGGGACACCCGGCACGGCGCGACGCAGGGCGCGCGTTTCCCCTGA
- a CDS encoding class I SAM-dependent methyltransferase, whose protein sequence is MRDLTPEELERVSTGTIAHYELSAESFREGTKDHDVSQNVDALLRHIEGTPPFSILDLGCGPGRDLATFGRLGHLAVGLDGSASFARMARERTGAEVLHQDLLRLDLPRARFDGVFANAVLFHVPSQELPRVLSELRETLKPGGVLFCSNPHGPDREEWHGNRYGSFLCWESWRGHATRAGFEALEHYYRPSGLPRDRQPWLASVWRKQ, encoded by the coding sequence CTGCGCGATCTCACGCCTGAAGAGCTCGAGCGAGTCAGCACAGGCACCATCGCGCACTACGAGCTGTCTGCAGAATCGTTCCGCGAAGGTACCAAAGACCACGACGTGAGCCAGAACGTCGATGCGTTGCTCCGGCACATCGAGGGCACTCCGCCTTTCTCGATCTTGGATTTGGGGTGCGGGCCGGGTCGGGACTTGGCGACTTTTGGCCGCTTGGGTCACCTGGCCGTGGGGCTGGACGGCTCGGCGAGCTTCGCGCGCATGGCCCGGGAGCGGACTGGCGCCGAGGTGCTGCACCAGGATCTCTTGCGGCTCGACCTGCCGCGCGCGCGGTTCGACGGTGTGTTTGCCAACGCCGTGCTCTTCCACGTGCCGAGCCAGGAGCTGCCGCGGGTGCTCTCGGAGCTCCGCGAGACACTGAAACCTGGCGGCGTCCTCTTCTGCTCCAATCCGCACGGCCCCGACCGCGAGGAGTGGCACGGCAACCGCTACGGATCGTTCCTCTGCTGGGAGAGCTGGCGAGGCCATGCGACGCGGGCCGGGTTCGAGGCGCTCGAGCACTACTACCGGCCCAGCGGTCTCCCGCGAGATCGGCAGCCGTGGCTCGCGAGTGTGTGGCGCAAGCAGTGA
- a CDS encoding FAD-dependent oxidoreductase: MKKQRTIVVVGGAQSGPTAAARARETDDGARIVLIERATEVSYAAAGLAHHLSGEVPSLAELNRETAELFRSFYDIDVRTGVEVSRIDAKQRRVEAGGETLEYDALIYALGADSVVPALLDGASNVFRFRTLKDLEGIVSGIDAGKRRIAILGGGFFGVEAADGLLRRKCEVVLVEQGPRLLSSFSPTVSGMASAELGKLGARVLTGATLADVQRSGTQVTALVLASGERIPVELVVATAGIVPRTELLRHAGAKLLRDGSVAVDERMRSSLAGVYACGVCASVEHAVTGKRALVAQASIADKTAQIAGANAAGAKHKMPPVLGTAILRVGELVCARTGLSLEGAKKGVALTRVHAPSHDPWFPASSPISIELLHDSKTGRLLGADLAGQQGVDKRVDVLATALSGGLTVDELASLDLAYAPAFSAARDPVNVVASVAAATKRGLAQAVSPAELNRARGELVLVDVRANGSALAGAIRLPLSALRARFGELPGTGRLVFVDESGRGGYLAARIAVQRGRAQAGYLSGGLRSLELELEQGAQ; encoded by the coding sequence ATGAAAAAGCAGCGGACGATCGTGGTTGTGGGGGGAGCGCAGTCGGGGCCGACAGCTGCCGCGCGCGCTCGTGAGACGGATGACGGTGCGCGCATCGTGCTCATCGAGCGTGCGACAGAGGTCAGCTACGCCGCGGCCGGTCTTGCTCATCACCTCTCGGGAGAGGTCCCGTCCCTTGCGGAGTTGAACCGCGAGACGGCGGAGCTGTTCCGCAGCTTCTACGACATCGACGTGCGAACGGGCGTCGAGGTGAGCCGCATCGACGCAAAGCAACGGCGTGTCGAGGCTGGCGGTGAGACGCTGGAATACGACGCGTTGATCTACGCGCTCGGCGCCGACTCCGTCGTCCCTGCGCTCCTCGATGGGGCGAGCAACGTCTTCCGGTTCAGGACTCTGAAAGATCTCGAAGGCATCGTGAGCGGCATCGATGCCGGCAAGCGGCGGATCGCCATTCTGGGAGGAGGGTTCTTCGGGGTCGAGGCTGCCGATGGCCTGCTCCGGCGAAAATGCGAGGTCGTCCTGGTCGAGCAGGGACCGCGGCTCTTGTCGAGCTTCTCGCCGACGGTCTCCGGCATGGCGAGCGCGGAATTGGGAAAGCTCGGCGCGAGGGTGCTCACTGGCGCAACCCTGGCCGATGTTCAGCGGAGCGGTACGCAGGTCACCGCGCTCGTGCTGGCGTCCGGCGAGCGAATTCCGGTCGAGCTCGTGGTCGCGACGGCCGGCATCGTCCCGCGTACCGAGCTGCTCAGACACGCGGGCGCGAAACTCCTTCGGGACGGGAGTGTCGCCGTCGATGAACGCATGCGTTCCAGTCTGGCTGGCGTCTACGCGTGCGGCGTCTGCGCGAGCGTGGAGCACGCCGTCACCGGAAAGCGGGCTCTGGTCGCGCAGGCGTCCATTGCCGACAAGACCGCGCAGATCGCCGGTGCAAACGCGGCGGGTGCAAAACACAAGATGCCACCCGTGCTCGGGACGGCCATCCTGCGCGTGGGCGAGCTGGTGTGCGCTCGCACGGGCCTCTCGCTCGAGGGCGCCAAGAAGGGAGTGGCGCTCACCCGGGTGCACGCGCCCAGCCACGATCCGTGGTTCCCCGCGTCGTCACCCATCAGCATCGAGCTCTTGCACGACAGCAAGACCGGCCGGCTCCTGGGTGCCGATCTGGCAGGCCAGCAGGGTGTCGACAAGCGCGTCGACGTGCTCGCCACGGCGCTCTCGGGCGGGCTCACCGTGGACGAGCTCGCGAGCCTGGATCTCGCCTACGCACCCGCGTTCTCCGCGGCGCGCGATCCGGTCAACGTCGTGGCGTCGGTCGCCGCGGCGACGAAGCGAGGGCTGGCGCAGGCGGTCAGTCCGGCTGAGCTGAACCGAGCGCGCGGGGAGCTGGTGTTGGTCGATGTGCGCGCGAACGGGTCGGCCCTCGCTGGCGCCATTCGCTTGCCGCTGTCGGCCCTCCGCGCGCGCTTCGGCGAGTTACCCGGCACTGGCCGCTTGGTCTTCGTGGATGAGTCAGGCCGCGGCGGGTATCTCGCCGCGCGGATCGCCGTGCAGCGTGGGAGGGCCCAGGCAGGTTATCTCTCCGGAGGTCTACGTTCGCTCGAGCTCGAGCTCGAGCAGGGCGCGCAGTGA
- a CDS encoding FAD binding domain-containing protein: MLRLPQFSVESPTTLEGALALLSEHNGRALPIAGGTDLLPNLKHRLAEPELLVSLANVAELAGIVVEADGTLVIGAMTPLDTLAQHPAVVARAPALAQAAGIVASPQIRRMGTLGGNVMLDTRCRYINQTHFWRQALGFCLKKDGTVCHVVAGGKKCVAAASNDTAPALMSLGGELDFRSTRGARRAKIDELWKTDGIFNKKTDLDELLVNVRVPPQHPGHRGAYGKMRERGSFDFPQLGIAVRVDLDGGAVVDADVALVALQARPLHVKDVADTMRGTRPGEASFEDAARAVAARAFKQCHPMPNIPGDSDYRQEMVPVYVRRTLMAAVGLGERPLT, from the coding sequence ATGCTGAGGCTGCCGCAGTTTTCCGTCGAGAGCCCGACCACCCTGGAAGGGGCGCTCGCGCTTCTCTCCGAGCACAACGGTCGCGCGCTGCCCATCGCCGGCGGCACCGACTTGTTACCCAACCTGAAACACCGACTCGCGGAGCCGGAGCTGTTGGTGTCACTCGCGAACGTGGCCGAGCTGGCTGGCATCGTGGTCGAGGCCGACGGCACGCTGGTGATCGGCGCCATGACGCCGCTCGACACTCTGGCCCAGCACCCGGCGGTTGTCGCCCGTGCACCGGCCTTGGCTCAGGCTGCCGGCATCGTCGCGAGCCCGCAGATCCGCCGCATGGGCACGCTTGGCGGCAACGTGATGCTGGACACCCGCTGTCGCTACATCAACCAGACCCACTTCTGGCGGCAGGCCCTCGGGTTCTGCTTGAAGAAGGACGGCACGGTCTGTCACGTCGTCGCCGGTGGCAAGAAGTGCGTCGCTGCGGCCAGCAACGACACGGCGCCCGCCCTGATGTCCCTCGGCGGGGAGCTCGACTTCCGAAGCACCCGCGGCGCGCGGCGCGCGAAGATCGACGAGCTATGGAAGACGGACGGTATCTTCAACAAAAAGACGGATCTCGACGAGCTCCTGGTGAACGTGCGGGTTCCGCCGCAGCACCCGGGTCACCGCGGTGCGTACGGAAAGATGCGCGAGCGGGGTTCGTTCGACTTTCCACAGCTCGGCATCGCGGTGCGTGTCGATCTCGATGGTGGTGCCGTGGTGGATGCGGACGTCGCGCTGGTGGCGCTTCAGGCCCGCCCACTGCACGTCAAGGACGTCGCGGACACCATGCGCGGCACGCGTCCGGGCGAAGCGAGCTTCGAAGACGCGGCGCGCGCCGTCGCCGCTCGCGCGTTCAAACAGTGCCACCCCATGCCCAACATCCCCGGTGATTCCGACTATCGCCAGGAGATGGTCCCGGTCTACGTGCGGCGCACATTGATGGCGGCCGTCGGGCTGGGCGAGCGGCCGCTGACGTGA
- a CDS encoding class I SAM-dependent methyltransferase: MVRPESEEQARIYQQRADEYDELICAEDADGELPRELARRVPLSGAVLVDVGAGTGRIARLLSGSVAHVHLVERAAPMLALAERRLAENGIQNFTAHLSDVRELPLADASADVAIAAWVFGHFRSWMPETWRTDVDEALAEMRRVLRPGGHRVLVESLGTGHETPRKNEPLDEYFEFLERRHGFERSVIRTDYVFPDVDTTARIAGGFFGDAMAKRIRENAWARLPECTAVFVSRG; this comes from the coding sequence ATGGTCAGACCCGAGAGCGAAGAGCAGGCGCGCATCTACCAGCAGCGGGCCGACGAGTACGACGAGCTCATCTGCGCGGAGGACGCCGACGGAGAGCTACCGCGAGAGCTAGCGCGCCGTGTGCCGCTGAGCGGGGCAGTGCTGGTCGACGTGGGTGCAGGTACGGGACGCATCGCGCGCTTGCTCAGCGGTAGCGTCGCACACGTACACCTGGTCGAGCGTGCGGCGCCGATGCTCGCTCTGGCCGAGCGCCGGCTCGCCGAGAACGGCATCCAGAACTTCACCGCCCACCTGTCGGACGTCCGGGAGCTGCCGCTCGCGGACGCGTCCGCCGACGTCGCCATCGCGGCCTGGGTGTTCGGGCATTTTCGCTCGTGGATGCCCGAGACCTGGCGCACCGACGTTGATGAAGCCCTCGCCGAGATGCGCCGCGTGCTCCGTCCGGGCGGACATCGCGTGCTGGTCGAGAGCCTCGGTACCGGGCACGAGACACCTCGCAAGAACGAGCCGCTCGACGAGTACTTCGAGTTTCTGGAGCGACGACACGGCTTCGAGCGGAGTGTCATCCGCACCGACTACGTCTTTCCGGACGTGGACACCACCGCGCGCATCGCTGGAGGGTTTTTCGGAGACGCCATGGCCAAACGCATCCGCGAAAACGCTTGGGCGCGGCTGCCGGAGTGCACGGCGGTGTTCGTCTCCCGGGGATGA
- a CDS encoding PilZ domain-containing protein: MLPLSFSPRIVRRTARIPCQVVRLRDFSLVADVIENVSPDGFLVGPADVVLTGEPVIVSFQLPGIRDYIDAEATVARVVHGRRPGETRRGLGLELTQISDFSRLLLSAFMRRLPPIPPAYRSGYARMSEIARLAS; the protein is encoded by the coding sequence ATGCTCCCCCTCAGTTTTTCTCCTCGGATCGTTCGGCGAACTGCCCGCATCCCGTGTCAGGTGGTTCGCCTCCGCGATTTCAGCCTGGTTGCAGACGTCATCGAGAACGTGTCGCCGGACGGCTTCCTGGTCGGGCCTGCCGACGTCGTGCTGACCGGCGAGCCCGTCATCGTGTCGTTTCAGTTGCCAGGGATCCGCGACTACATCGACGCCGAAGCAACCGTGGCACGAGTCGTCCACGGTCGACGCCCGGGCGAAACCCGCCGCGGGCTCGGCCTCGAGCTGACCCAGATCTCGGACTTCTCCCGGCTGCTTTTGTCGGCCTTCATGCGGCGCTTGCCGCCGATCCCCCCGGCGTACCGCTCGGGCTACGCACGCATGAGCGAGATCGCGCGCCTGGCCAGCTGA
- a CDS encoding molybdopterin-dependent oxidoreductase, producing MGARDIHGPKPPWDKGFTVVGKSHRKVDGLSKATGEAIYTDDIQLPGMLHAKTLRSPLAHARIKSIDVTRALALPGVHAVITGRDMPERYGVIPWTQDENALALDKVRFVGDPVAAVAAIDEDTAVQALELIDVEYEPLHVFLDPEDALANAEPKIHEDKKSNVSKHVLLDFGDVDGAINSADVIVEGEFGFHGTTHAPIEPHCAVARVSPDGLLTVWSATQITHYVHRALAKVLELPEQQIRVIQPCLGGAFGGKSDPFSLEFCVAKLALVTGRPVKMLYTREEVFYTHRGRHPMKLRYKTGATQDGRLTGVDAKILIDGGAYSSFGLVTTYYSGQLLTGPYDFPTYRFDSTRVFTNKPPCGPKRGHGSVQPRFAFEVLLDEVAEKLEMDPIEIRRKNFQGAYTETVNGQRITSNGFAECLLAVEGASDWKNRRAKLPYGRGLGVAGSMYISGTNYAVYPNEMPQAGIQLKVDRSGIVTVFTGGNDIGQGSNSVVRYIVAEELGVPAEHVRVVAADTDLCPVDLGAYSSRVTFMVGNATIDACRKLRSQIVEVVAQKWEVASDRIYMALGEVVDLADVEHKMSVREAFQLAEAKLDTLGSTGAYNTPELGGKYRGGTIGASPAYSFTAHIAEVSVDVETGRINLDKIWVAHDCGRALNPTLVAGQMDGSVYMGAAEAVMENHAVDARGLHTGPSLLDYPIPTTLDTPEIQSLIVESIDPEGPYGAKEAGEGPLHSAIPAIGNAIYDAIGVRLHDLPFTPAKVLAALREQREQVEQRRARQVQAAE from the coding sequence ATGGGTGCGCGCGACATTCACGGTCCCAAGCCGCCGTGGGACAAGGGCTTCACCGTCGTCGGCAAGTCGCATCGAAAGGTCGACGGTCTGTCGAAGGCGACCGGTGAGGCCATCTACACCGACGACATCCAGCTGCCCGGCATGTTGCACGCCAAGACGCTGCGCAGCCCGCTCGCCCACGCGCGCATCAAGAGCATCGACGTGACCCGCGCCCTCGCGCTGCCGGGCGTACACGCGGTCATCACCGGTCGCGACATGCCGGAGCGGTACGGCGTCATTCCGTGGACTCAGGACGAGAACGCTCTGGCTTTGGACAAGGTGCGCTTCGTTGGTGATCCCGTGGCTGCGGTCGCTGCCATCGATGAGGACACCGCCGTGCAGGCGCTCGAGTTGATCGACGTCGAGTACGAGCCGCTCCACGTCTTCCTCGATCCGGAAGATGCCCTCGCGAACGCCGAGCCGAAGATCCACGAGGACAAGAAGAGCAACGTCAGCAAACACGTTCTGCTCGACTTTGGAGACGTGGACGGTGCCATCAACTCGGCGGATGTGATCGTCGAGGGTGAGTTCGGCTTTCACGGCACGACCCACGCGCCCATCGAACCGCACTGCGCCGTGGCACGCGTGTCACCGGACGGCCTGCTGACGGTGTGGAGCGCGACCCAGATCACCCACTACGTTCACCGCGCGCTGGCCAAGGTGCTCGAGCTGCCGGAGCAGCAAATTCGGGTGATCCAGCCCTGTCTCGGTGGAGCGTTTGGCGGCAAGAGTGATCCCTTCAGCCTGGAGTTCTGCGTGGCGAAGCTGGCGCTCGTCACCGGGCGCCCGGTGAAGATGCTCTACACCCGAGAAGAGGTCTTCTACACCCACCGCGGGCGTCACCCGATGAAGCTCCGGTACAAGACCGGCGCCACGCAGGACGGCCGGCTGACGGGCGTCGACGCGAAGATCCTGATCGACGGGGGCGCCTACAGCTCCTTCGGTCTGGTCACGACCTACTACTCGGGTCAGCTCTTGACGGGGCCCTACGATTTCCCGACCTACCGCTTCGACTCGACGCGGGTGTTCACCAACAAACCGCCGTGCGGGCCCAAGCGCGGGCACGGCTCGGTGCAGCCGCGGTTCGCGTTCGAGGTGTTGCTGGACGAGGTCGCGGAGAAACTCGAGATGGATCCCATCGAGATCCGGCGCAAGAACTTCCAGGGCGCGTACACCGAGACCGTCAACGGGCAGCGCATCACCTCCAATGGTTTTGCCGAATGCCTGCTCGCCGTCGAGGGCGCCAGTGACTGGAAGAACCGCCGAGCCAAGCTGCCCTACGGGCGAGGGCTCGGTGTTGCCGGCAGCATGTACATCTCCGGCACCAACTACGCCGTCTATCCCAACGAGATGCCGCAAGCGGGCATTCAGCTCAAGGTCGATCGCTCCGGCATCGTCACGGTGTTCACCGGCGGCAACGACATCGGGCAGGGAAGTAACTCGGTGGTGCGCTACATCGTCGCCGAAGAGCTCGGCGTGCCGGCAGAACACGTGCGGGTCGTCGCCGCGGACACGGATCTCTGCCCAGTCGATCTCGGGGCGTATTCCAGCCGCGTGACCTTCATGGTCGGCAACGCCACCATCGACGCCTGTCGCAAACTCCGTTCGCAGATCGTCGAGGTCGTGGCCCAGAAGTGGGAGGTCGCGTCCGACCGCATCTACATGGCTCTGGGCGAAGTCGTGGACCTGGCCGACGTCGAGCACAAGATGAGCGTGCGCGAGGCGTTTCAGCTGGCCGAGGCCAAGCTCGACACCCTCGGCTCGACCGGCGCGTACAACACCCCCGAGCTCGGCGGGAAGTACCGAGGCGGCACGATCGGCGCCTCGCCGGCGTACTCGTTCACCGCGCACATCGCTGAGGTCAGCGTCGACGTCGAGACGGGGCGCATCAATCTGGACAAGATCTGGGTCGCCCACGACTGCGGTCGCGCGCTGAACCCCACGCTCGTGGCGGGGCAGATGGATGGGTCGGTCTACATGGGCGCGGCCGAGGCCGTGATGGAGAACCACGCGGTGGACGCGCGCGGGCTGCACACCGGGCCGTCGCTCCTCGACTACCCGATCCCGACCACCCTCGACACGCCGGAGATCCAGTCGCTGATCGTCGAGAGCATCGATCCCGAGGGGCCGTACGGCGCGAAGGAGGCGGGCGAGGGCCCGCTGCACTCGGCGATCCCGGCCATTGGTAACGCCATCTACGACGCCATCGGCGTTCGTTTGCACGACCTGCCGTTCACACCGGCCAAGGTCCTCGCGGCGCTCCGCGAACAGCGTGAGCAAGTCGAACAACGGCGCGCGCGCCAGGTTCAGGCGGCGGAGTAG